A segment of the bacterium genome:
TATGTCTTAAGGAGCTGCAAAGACGGTAAATAGTAATGAGTACTGCAGAGAATTTACGGTCGCTGTGGATATAGTGTGGCAAGCTATCTTTAACGGGTTTTATGGTCTAAAAATCAGGTATTAGAAGGAGGTCATACATGGTATCTGTAGAAAACATAAGAAATGTTGCTTTTGTTTCGCAGAGCAATACCGGAAAAAGCTCCCTAGTCGCAAATTTGCTTGTCAAAGCCAATGTAATTCCCGAAATTCCCAGAAAAGAAGAAGCTCATTTAAATTCCGACTTTACACAGGAAGAAAAAGAGAGAAATTTTACACATACAATTAAATTATTTAATTGTCCTTATGGAAAATACAATTTTAATTTTATAGATACTCCGGGATATCCCGATTTTGTAGGCGAAGTAATTAGCGCCTTGGATGCCGTTGACGGCGCGGTTTTTGTCATAGATGCTACCGGAAGCATTGAAGTTCAAACAGAGCAGATATGGAATATGGTTCGAGAAAAGAATTTGCCGAGATTGATTTTTATTAA
Coding sequences within it:
- a CDS encoding GTP-binding protein, producing MVSVENIRNVAFVSQSNTGKSSLVANLLVKANVIPEIPRKEEAHLNSDFTQEEKERNFTHTIKLFNCPYGKYNFNFIDTPGYPDFVGEVISALDAVDGAVFVIDATGSIEVQTEQIWNMVREKNLPRLIFI